The region ttggGTGGGCCCAAGGTGCCCCAGTTCGACTCTGGACCAGACCACCATATTTTGTGTGTCCTACCCAACTTGAAATCATCTGATCGCTTGCGCTGTGCACAGCAATGTCAGAGCATtcctgtacagtggggaaaaaagtatttatgtagccaccaattgtgcaagttctccaacttaaaaaaatgagagaggcttgtaattgacatcatagctagaccacaactatgagagtcaaaatgagaaaacaaatccagaaaatcaccttgtctgatttggcaaacgtTTTCTTCAAGAGGTTACAGAGATAAAGTTAGCGAGCACTCGGTCAGGgttgcgaggtgctggtgtaatggatcaAATGATCCCAATTCTAATAAATATAGCTTCACCGCACACTCATAGTGATATTATGCTGATAAATTTCAAGTATTTATTACATAGAATAAATTGGGAGCAAAACAAGAATACAAAGTAGATATAAACAAAGACGTTTCGGCTCTGCCAGAGCCTTAATCacttaattacttttttttttcaaaattgtaaAGTGCAGAGTTGAAAAAGGAAGGATTTTCCTGCTGTGCCCTGAAGTGTCTAGCGTTGTAACACTGCTCATGTGTTATACATGGGTGATCCCCAGAGATTGTATTAGTGTCTGGTGTTGTCTTGTTGTATAGCGgtgctcccgcgccttgctgtagcgcttgatggtttttgcaactgcacttggagacactttcaaagttttcccaatttttcggactgactgaccttcatttcttaaagtaatgatggccactcgtttttctttacttagcttcttttttcttgccataatacaaattctaacagtctattcagtaggactatcagctgtgtatccaccagacttctgctcaacacaactgatgatcccaaccccatttataaggcaagaaatcccacttattaaacctgacagggcacacctgtgaagtgaaaaccattcccggtgactacctcttgaagctcatcaagaaaatgccaagagtgtgcaaagcagtcatcacagcaaaaggtggctactttgaagaacctagaatataagagatattttcagttgtttcacacttttttggtaatataattccacatgtgttaattcatagttttgatgccttcagtgtgaatttacaattttcatagacatgaaaatacagaaaaatctttaaatgagatggtgtgtccaaacttttggtctgtactgtacatggatCAGCCGTCCtggttcctttgcagagaaacagccccaaatcattatgttgtcacccccatgcttcacagtaggtatggtgttctttggatgcaactcagcattctgtctcctccaaacacgacgagttttgtttctaccaaacagttctactttggtattattagaccatatgacattctcccaattctcttctggataatccaaatgctttctagcaaacttcagacgagtCCGGGCATGTACtgtcttaagcagggggacatgtctgacaCTGcaggtccctggtggcgtagtgtgttactgatggtagccttggttatggtggtcccagctcgatgatggtcattcactaggtccccccgtgtggtcctgggatttttgctcaccgttcttgtgatcattttgaccccacggggtgagatcttgcatcaatccccagattgagggagattatcagtggtcttgtatgtcttccattttcttattattgccccCACAgtagatttcatcacaccaagctgcttgcctattccaAATTCAGTCTTCCAGcccggtgcagggctacaattttgtttctggtgtccttcgacagctctttggtcttcaccatagtggagtttggagtgtgactgttcgaggttgtggacaggagtcttttatactgataacaagttcaaacaggtgccattactacaggtaatgagtggaggacagaggagcctcttaaagaagaagttacaggtctgtgagagccagaaatcttgcatgtttttaggtgacaaaatacttattttccaccataatttgcaaaataaatcttgccaaagcaggcaaggtgattttctggatttgttttctcattttgactctcatagttgtggtctacctatgatgtcaattacaggcctctctcatctttttaagtgggagaacttgcataattggtggctaactaaatacttttttccccactgtatatagcaaaaataatggtctcctatgaacaccaggcACAGGCTGGTATCCACAGGAGAATCATCAAGATGGTCATCAGCAGACCATGATCACTTCACTGGGGAACCAATGGACACATAGAACTGTGAACCCCCCCCTCTGCTGGTGCACATTAAATGCTACTGTcatagattgacagtggcatttaacagtttAACAGCCGCGAACAGAGCTCCGCTCCTCTCGACTGttcgaggcagatgatggctgaataacacaagtaaacaacaCATTGATTGTAATATGTTTTACAAAAGCCATCGATCTTCATAACAAAAATCCAAACTAGAAGGAATTAATAGATTTATTTTTAATGGTATTTATTTCTAATtcagaaaaattagaaaaaaaactatTTATGACTATTAATGTTCACATATCCAGCACCATATCCATTGCTGGGCAGCTCTGAAAAAACACTTGCAGAGATTCTCCAGGTCTTGGAAACTGCATCTGATCATGTTCTCAGCGCAGGTCGGTGCAGATTTTCACCTTTTTCTTCCAAGATGTGTTATATCAGTATAGAAGCGAAAAGTCGCCTTTCTCATTAACCTGAAAACAATTAAAAGACATGTTTTTAATAAACTTCACAATATGTACTGGTTATCAAATGAAACAAACTCAGCAAAGGCAACTTCACCATTATATCTTTGGTCAACAGTAGAAATAGACATGAAATATTGCATTATATATGGTCTACACAAAAGGCCAATTTGGAAATTGAAAATAGGAATTTGTCAATATTCGTGTAATGTTAGAAAAATGCAACATGAATCATATGACTGTTGAGAGCACTCACAATAGATCTATACGGCATGTAATGTTTGAGGGACTTATCTCGCCCGTCAGATTGTGTGTTGGCGATTCCTCCACAGCAGTAGGCTGATAACTTTCATCATTTCCTTCTTTTCtcaaccagaataaaaaaaaattgtacatcaagaaaaaataattacactggtcaacagcatttttggtgccaaagatatttcatcgaatttagggtatttttggggtgctgattctgaatatgtcatcagttttgccagattggctcaagtttttgagatttttggtatcttatttatagcacttgttggtaaatgcgatgcatcatctcattaatttctttggattagtacttgaactgagcagttctcaatatagttttgtgttaattagtgttctaaaagtttgttcatagcttgatttttgcactaactttatgttgttgtctgttttccagtgaaaagcatgaactcatcaagaagaagttgtcttaacgatccagactcattctgttacatttgtggtgaatacacactgccaaaacatagaagaaacataacagacttcgtaaaaaaagtgtattttgcctattttggggttatgcttggggaccaagacaagttttgggcaccacacatagtgtgcaaagcatgtatcgaattattacgaaaatggagcaaaggacaaagaaaaagcttcaaatttggtgttccaatggtgtggagagagccaaaaaatcatcatgatgactgttatttatggtaaacacaggtacaggcacatcttcacaatgagggacaggccttcttgcagattccatgttactcccattttcgtttcttttgcttattgaatccttgcacttgcactgcacagaaataacagtcatcatgatgattttttggctctctccacaccattggaacaccaaatttgaagctttttctttgtcctttgctccattttcgtaataatttgatacatgctttgcacactatgtgtggtgcccaaaacttgtcttggtccccaagcataaccccaaaataggcaaaatacaatttttttacgaagtctgttatgtttcttctatgttttggcagtgtgtattcaccacaaatgtaacagaatgagtctggatcgttaagacaacttcttcttgatgagttcatgcttttcactggaaaacagacaacaacataaagttagtgcaaaaatcaagctatgaacaaacttttagaacactaattaacacaaaactatattgagaactgctcagttcaagtactaatccaaagaaattaatgagataatgcgtcgcatttaccaacaagtgctataaataggataccaaaaatgtcaaaaacttgagccaatctggcaaaactgatagcatattcagaatcagcaccccaaaaataccccaaattcattaaaatattttggacaccagaaaaaaaatttttttttgttgacctgtgttattagaaATAAATCCAGTAATAAAAACCATATTGCATTTCCTCTATTATTACACCTTGCTTACATTATCATGTCCGCACTGTTGCACTTCTTGAAAACAAGAATGATTGTTACTTACAATGATTTATTATTGACATGTAGAACATATATGAATAGAGGAAATACGCAGAAATAATTACCTGGAAAATACAGGCTGGAAGCTTTGTGTCAATCAGAATAGGTGGATTCTGGATGTTTGCTGTTAGCTGCTTGTGATGAAGACGTCAACTGATTGTGTCCCTACATGGTGAAAAaagcaaaatatataaaagtatttaaactttgctaaAATTCCAGTAAGAGACTAAATTAGAGACTCCAAATCTTAATATTGTAAAAATCACTTATTACTGATTGCTGACGATAGTGGAGGATTTGTTCTTACCTTCATCACAGGTAGATGAGATGATGATATTCAGACAAATCTCAATGTTCAAATAATGAACctgaaaatataaagaaaaataattacatcCAACAAAGCTTAAAATCATAGAAGGTTTTCCAAAGCACTGTTTAACTgtttgttaagagttgtgacggaacagaaagtcacttaccccagcaggctacTGGTATCATTAGGAACATTGGTCTTGTAGAaactcttgctttcctccatccagggtaatattagtaatatatcccatctagtgcttggggacggggactacATGGGCCTGTGTGGTTtctaatgccaggactgaatttcagccccagtccgtacctgctcagGATAAAATATGTATAAGGGTCTGAACTTTAATTATAAAGAAACAAAGTTAGAGACTAAATATTCTGAAGGATAGTTACATGTTTAGCTGACGGATAGTTGACGTAATCGGCCTCCGCACTTGCGGCAGTAAcatttattgtcaggtatttttctAAAACGCCCAATTCTGCAAAGATAAGAGGAATATTGGTTACAAGACTGAAATGAACGTTCACTAATACCAAGGATTATATTAAAAAGAACAAACTGAAATCAATATATAAAGAACTGGCCCCAGCACAGGAAATAGAACATTAACCCTACAGCCCCCGACGTCAGTCCGCTCTGATAGTAAAGTATAAAAGCATTATACCAACAGAACTGCACTGACGTCTCTCCGCAGTGATTGTGTTTCATGAGGAGATAAATCATAAAATCTACTTACTGTTTATCACACTGGGAGCATTTGTAATTGTAGTCATAGTTGATGGTATAATTGTTAATTTCTGTCACTTCTGGCAGCTCAGGATGAATACGATTCACCCGTCTTGTGAGAGCCTGCCACATCAGGCCATGGTCGTCATTGCCTTCACCGAAGATTATCCAACAAGCGGCATGGCACATCTCGTGCACAAGTATGTCTCGTACTCGCTCTAAAATAAGAGTTTACACAGTTATGAGGAAATCTGAGTACACCCTGATTGATCTGTTTGGTTTTACATATCAGGACAAAATACAAAATACATCCTGAGATGAACAACACGTGACAAGTCAACTGTGCCATTATTTATTcaccgaaaactgcatcaaaatgcaGAAGCAGAGAGTGAAAAATAAGTACACCCCATGAATCAATAGCTTTTCGAATCATCTTTAGCAGCAATAACTTGAAGTTGCATCAATGGTGTCCTTAATTTATCACACATTGCTCTTGCATTTTGGCCTACTTTTTGTTAAATAGTGTTGTAGTATTTTTTAACATGTTTACTGAGATTGTATTTCCCTACTTTTAGGACCTTCTAAGGACCAGgtgctttttttaattttcccctgaTATGTAAAATATTAGAATTCAATGAGGGTGTACTTAGGTTTTCTTATGACAGTATGTAGAGTGAGGTTATAAGATGTACTACATCACAAGCAGCAGTTTTTTGCCCTGTATACAGGTTGTCTTGTAAAGCTGCAGGATGGATGTGATGTGAAACCTACCGACAGAATCACAGACTTTTTCAGAAAGCTCAATCACTGAGTAGCGGCGCTTCTTATCCAGCTTTGGCGTGCAGTGGCCGGctgctgatatcagcctcttattccACAAAATGTCCATTTTCACAGGAAGCTAAAATAGAAGAAACAAATTCCATTACATCTGTAAACTCTTTTTATGCCAATCTTACAAAGTACCCaactctcatttgtgatttaccgcaCGGTCTACTTGTATGGGGTATATGGTCTACCGAGAAGTCCAAGATGTGAGACTAAAAATAAACTTATTCTAAAATGTCCAAATATCAACTAAATGGTTTTTATATACTGTAAAAATTTAAAAATCCTGTGAACAAGCTAAAGGTTGCTAATCTTTttgtctctgcatggtggaccatcTAAGGTTTCCACTCATCCCACAGATAAGAGGGTGATGACATTTACCAAACTAAGTGACATTTAGTTGACATATTGAATAACTATTTCAGACACATGACAAAGGGGTTAGGATGCCTTTCAGAAAGTTGGagccttttttttttgtgaatttattgTTTAAAGGTGGAGATAATAAAGAAGTCATGTATCACCCAGAAACCCATGATAAGATGTGATACCTTATTATTGAAGACTGTCCTGTTGTACAGATCGTATAGTCGTTCTACCAGCTCTTCCTTTTTTTCCTGGAAGTTGGTAACATAGATGGAAGTAGGAGAAATAATGTCTTCCAGGAAACAGCCGGGGATATTACATAGTGGTGTCCTGGAAAAGATAAGGAATCATATATAAATCCACAGGAAACATCTTACCTAGTTCATGACTTTATATAGAGGTAGATGCCATAACTTACCTCTCCTCTGTAGCGGAGCTCTCCTCGCTATCAGATGG is a window of Ranitomeya variabilis isolate aRanVar5 chromosome 2, aRanVar5.hap1, whole genome shotgun sequence DNA encoding:
- the LOC143804442 gene encoding germ cell nuclear acidic protein-like → MMPRKRFKSIIDFSDIEDSSDDDDFSQSHPRKRPIPRSPGQENISGFNSGSTPSLPDLSLPPTDHGPDSTYCSDAIILIDDDDDFNRAGTSTYNNLILPTSDDPDSSTCSYYSTNEDADFNRAGTSSYTNKLPSDSEESSATEERTPLCNIPGCFLEDIISPTSIYVTNFQEKKEELVERLYDLYNRTVFNNKLPVKMDILWNKRLISAAGHCTPKLDKKRRYSVIELSEKVCDSVERVRDILVHEMCHAACWIIFGEGNDDHGLMWQALTRRVNRIHPELPEVTEINNYTINYDYNYKCSQCDKQIGRFRKIPDNKCYCRKCGGRLRQLSVS